From the Thermus brockianus genome, the window CACCTTTTGGATTTCTTCCGGGGTAGCCGTGGGTTTTAGGAGGGTGTGGTCAATGTAGGCGGCCAGGTCCATACCCTGCCATCATACGCAAGGGGCGTGATAGGATGAAAAGAGGCCCCCAAGTGGGGCTTTTTTTGAGGTAAGCATGCTTGGAGTCGGCATCGTCGGTCTACCCAACGTGGGCAAGTCCACCCTCTTCAACGCCCTGACCCGAGCCGGGGCGCTCGCCGCCAACTACCCCTTCGCCACCATTGACAAGAACGTGGGGGTGGTGCCCCTAGAGGACCCAAGGCTTTACGCCCTGCAGAAGGTCTTCGCCAAGGGGGAGAGGGTGCCCCCCATCGTGCCCACCCACGTGGAGTTCGTGGACATCGCCGGGCTCGTGAAGGGGGCCCACAAGGGGGAGGGGCTTGGCAACCAGTTCCTGGCCCACATCCGCGAGGTGGCGGCCATCGCCCACGTCCTCCGTTGCTTCCCCGACCCCGAGGTGGTGCACGTCATGGGCCGGGTGGACCCCTTGGAGGACGCCGAGGTGGTGGAAACCGAGCTTCTCCTCGCCGACCTCGCCACCTTGGAGAGGCGGCTTGAGCGCCTGCGCAAGGAGGCCCGCGCCGACCGGGAGAAGCTTCCCCTCTTGGAGGCGGCTGAGAGCCTCTACGCCCACCTGCAAGAGGGGAAGCCTGCCCGCACCTTCCCCCCTTCCGAGGAGGTGGGCCGCTTCCTCAGGGAAACCCCCCTCCTCACCGCCAAGCCGGTGATCTACGTGGCCAACGTGGCGGAGGAGGACCTCCCCCATGGGGAGGGGAACCCGTACGTCCAGGCGGTGCGGGAGAAGGCTGCGGCGGAAAGGGCGGAGGTGGTGGTGGTCTCCGCCAAGCTGGAGGCCGAGCTCTCCGAGCTTTCGGAAGAGGAGGCCAAGGAGCTCCTCGCCGCCTATGGCCTTGGGGAAAGCGGCCTGCAACGCTTGGCCAAGGCGGGGTACCGGGCCTTGGGCCTCCTTAGCTTCTTCACCGCCGGGGAGAAGGAGGTGCGGGCCTGGACGGTGCGCCGGGGGACCAAGGCCCCCCAGGCGGCGGGGGAGATCCACTCGGACATGGAAAGGGGTTTCATCCGGGCCGAGGTCATTCCCTGGGACCGGCTGGTGGAAGCCGGGGGTGGGCGAAGGCCAAGGAGCGGGGCTGGGTGCGCCTCGAGGGCAAAGACTACGAGGTGCAAGACGGGGACGTCATTTACGTCCTCTTCAGCGTCTAAGGATTTGACGCCGGCGCCCTTTTGCCCTACAATCCCCCTTGGACGCTGGGGCGTCGTCTAATGGCAGGACAGCGGACTTTGGATCCGCCGGTCGTGGTTCGAGTCCACGCGCCCCAGCCAGTTTTTTTCATAGGTTTTTCGCAACTCCTGAGTAAACTGGCCCCGTGGCGGCGGACTATCCGGGTGTGCTCCTACTAAGCCGCAACGAGGCCCTGCGGGCTTACGTGGAGATGGCCCTTTTGGGAACGGATATCCCGCTGCGCTACTTTGACTTGGCCCGGGAAGGCCTCTTTTGGCTTCTGGACCACACCCCGAGGGCTATCCTCCTGGACGAGGACCTGGACCTGGACGCCTTTGCCGTGGCCGCCCGCATCCGCCACGTCAAACGCCTCAAGGAGGTGCCCGTGGCCGTTCTCATCTCCCCCTCGGAGAAACAGAGGACCACGGCCGAGGTGGTTCGGGTGGTGCCCCTGGAAAAGCCCCTTAGCCGGGAGAAGCTCCTCCGCTTCCTCCGGCTTTCCCCTGAGCAGGGGGAGGTTGGGTAAACTGGTGGGCGTGCGGGTGTTCCGCGTGCTCTTCCTGACGCTTCTAGGGCTCCTGGTGGGGGTGTCCCTCGCCCTGGGTTACCTGGCCTACGCCTACACCCGCCAGCTCCCGGACCTTGCCCAGTTTGAGCGGCTCCGCCTCACCGCCACCTCGGTGCTCTATGCCCGGGATGGCGCGCCCATAGCCCAAATCGCCAGCGTGGAGGAGGGGCGGGCCATCCACCGGAGCCTGGTCCGCCTAGAAGAGGTATCGCCGGCGGCGGTGGCGGCCATCGTGTTTTCCGAGGACCGCCGGTTTTTCCAGCACTATGGGGTGGACTTCGTGCGCCTTCTGGGGGCGCTTTACGCCATCGCCCGGGGGGACCTGCAGGGGGGGAGCACCATCACCACCCAGGTCATCAAGAACACCCTTCTTAAGGAGCTGGCCCAGGCCCGTTCCCTGGAGCGCAAGTTCAAGGAGTGGGCCTTGGCCTTAGAGCTGGAGCGGCGTTACACCAAGGAAGAGATATTGGAAATGTATCTAAACATCATCCCCTGGGGGGGGAACGCCGTGGGGATTAAAGGGGCGGCGGAGGCCTACTTCGGCAAGGATCCCGCCGCCTTGACGCTGGCGGAGGGGCTTTACCTGGCCTCCCTCATCCCCGCCCCTAACGCCCGCTACGCCGACCTTCCGGGGGTGCGCCAGCGCATGCGCTTCCTCCTGGACCAGATGGTGGCCGAGGGGTGGGTGAGCCCTGAGGTGGCCGAGGCCAGCTGGCGGGAACCCTTGGTGCCCAAGGGGTGGCAGGCCCGCTACGATGGCGAGGGAAACCTCTTGGAGGCCAAACTCGTGGACCCCGAGGCCCGGCTGGTGCGCCAGCTGGACTTCCGCATGGCCCCCTACTTCGTTTTGGAGGTGCGGCGCTTCCTCGAGGCCCGCTTCGGCCGGGAAAAGGTGTATGGGGAAGGGGGGCTCAAGGTCTACACCACCCTGGACCCCGCCATGCAACGGGCGGCGGAACGGGCGGCAGAGGAGGCCCGCCTGCCCGAGGGGGCGGACCTGGCCATCGTGGGCCTGGACCCGGAAACGGGGGAGGTCTTGGCCATGGTGGGGGGCATAAGGCGGGAAGAGGACGAGTACAACCGGGCCACCCGGGCCCTAAGGAACCCGGGAAGCGCGGTCAAGCCCTTTGTCTACGCCACCGCCTTTGAGGAGGGGTTCACCCAGGCCACCTTGGTGCCCGACCGCCCCCTGGAGTTTCCCGACCCCAGCCAGCCCCAAGGGGTGTGGCGGCCCAAGAACTTCTCGGGGACCTTCCTCAACCGGGAGATTACCGTGCGCTACGCCTTGGACCTCTCCTTGAACCTTCCCGCCATCTACACCGCCAACGCCATCGGGGTGGAGAAGGTGGCGAGGAAGCTTTCCGAGGCGGGGTTTGCCGTGCGTTACCCCACCTTGGCCATCGCCATTGGCGGGGCCTCCATCACCCCGGTGGACCTGGCTGCCGCCTACGCCGCCTTTGCCAACGGGGGCTACCGGGTCACGCCCCTTTACGTCCTAAGGGTGGAGGACGCCAAGGGGACGGTTCTCTACCAGGCGAGCCCCGAACGGCGCCGGCTTTTTAGCCCCGAGGCCGCTTACCAGGGCTGGGACCTCCTGAAGGGCTACGTGTACGATCTGGGGGAGCGGGGCCTGGCCAAGGGGGCCCGCATCCCGGGCCGGGTGGTGGGGGGGAAGACGGGCACCACCAACGAGGCCCGGGACCTCTGGTTCGCCGGGGTGACCCGGGGGCTTTCCGCCGTGGTCTGGGTGGGCCGGGACGACAACAAGCCCTTGCGCATGGGGGGGCGGGAGCCCTCCAGCTCCGTGGTCAACCCGCCCATCTGGCGGGCTTTCGTGGCGGAGGCCTTAAGGGGCCGCCCGGGAGGGGACATCCCCCCGCCTTCTGGGCTTGTGCAGGCCCGGGTGGACCTGGTTTCGGGCAAGCCCGCGCCGGAGGGCGTGGCCATGTGGTTTCCTGAGGGCCGGGTGCCCCTTCCTCCGGTAGAACCCCCTACCGAGGCCACCCCGCCCCCTCCTTCCGAGCCGCAACCCCAAGCGGCCCCGGAGGCCCCGCCCACCCCACCCTTGGAGGAACCCCATGGAACCTCGCCCTGACCTGAGCCACATCCGCATCGTCTTGGTGGAGCCGCAGGAGCCCATGAACGTGGGGGCCGTGGCCCGGGCCATGCGCAACTTCGGCCTTTCCCGGCTTTACGTGGTCAACCCCCATCCCCGGGTGGGCCCGCCCTGGGCCCGGGAGGCCTATTGGGTGGCGGTGCACGCCGAGGGGATTCTGGACGGTGCCGTGGTGACGGGAAGCCTTTTGCAGGCCCTCGAGGGCACCCGGTTCGTGGTGGCCACCACGGGCCGGCCCCGGGAGCTTTACCCCGCCCCCGTGGTACCTGCTTGGGAGGTGCCCCGCCACGTCCTTTCCGTGGAGGGGGAGGTGGCCTTGGTCTTTGGCCGGGAAACCTTTGGCCTCACCAACGAAGAGCTGGACCTGGCCCACCTCATCGGCACCATTCCCACCGCCCCCGAGCAGCCCTCCTTGAACCTGGCCCAGGCGGTGGTGGTCTTCGCCTACGAGCTGTACAAGGGGGCTTTGGCCAACGGGGAGGGGGAAAGGGAAGAACTCGCTTCCACGGAGGCCCTGGAGGCCCTCTTCGCCGATCTCGGAAGGTACATCTTGGAGATCGGCTTCACCGACCCCCACCGCCACCCCTACGCCATGCGCCGCCTGCGCCGCATCCTGCATAAGGCACGGCTTTCCCCGGGGGAGGCGCAACTTTTGAGGGGGCTTCTCCACCAGAGCCGTTACGCCATGGGGAAGAAGGATGGCTAGCCAAAGCCTCTACCGCCTCGTCCGCTTAGCCCAACGCCTCTTGCCGCCCCTCATCGCCTTGGTGGTGGTGGCCTTTGAGGTGGCCCTTCTTCCCTACCGGCACGTGGATGCCCTCCTTTGGCTCCGCCTGGGCTTTTACGGCCTGGTGGGGCCTTTGGTGACCTACGCCGTCTTGGAGTGGATCGCCCAGGAGGTCCTGGAGAAGCTCCGGGCGGAAAGGGCGCTAGAGGAGGCGAACCGCAGGCTTTTGGCGGCGGGGCGGGTTTTCCGGGAGGCCCTGGAGAGCGAGAACCTGGAGGAGGCCGTCCAGCGCGTGGCCCGGGCCCTCCAGGAAACCTTGGGCTACCCCCTGGCCCTGGAGGTGGAGGGCGTGCGGGCGGGGGAGGAGTGCGGGGGGGTAAGGGTGGAGCTTCCCGGCCTCAGGGGATACCTGGAAGCCTGCCCACCTACCCCGGAGCGGGCCTTCCTGGAGGTGCTGGCCCACGAGGTGGGAGGGGCCTTGCAGGCCGTGGTGGCGCGAAGCCGCGACCTCCTCACCCTTTTTGAGGTGGACCAGGCCCTGAAGGCGGAGGCCAACCTGGACCGGCTTTTGGAGAACCTCTTGGAGCGCATCCAGGACTGGGCCGAGGCGGAGGGAGGCGGGGTGCTCCTTCTGGACGAGGAGGGGTTCTTGGTGCCCCGGGTGGTGCGGAACCTGGCCCTTCCCAGCCATCCTTTCCTCCCCGAGGGGGCTTGGAAGGGGGCCTTGGAGGGCCCGGTGTTCGTGGCCCCCGAGACCCTGGCCCTTCCCCTGAAGGCCCGGGAGCCCGTGGGGGTCTTGGCGCTTAAGGGAAAGGGCCTTTCCCGGCGCATCCCCTTTCTCTCCTTTCTGGCCTCCCAGGTGGCCCTGGCGGT encodes:
- a CDS encoding response regulator, whose amino-acid sequence is MAADYPGVLLLSRNEALRAYVEMALLGTDIPLRYFDLAREGLFWLLDHTPRAILLDEDLDLDAFAVAARIRHVKRLKEVPVAVLISPSEKQRTTAEVVRVVPLEKPLSREKLLRFLRLSPEQGEVG
- a CDS encoding transglycosylase domain-containing protein — protein: MGVRVFRVLFLTLLGLLVGVSLALGYLAYAYTRQLPDLAQFERLRLTATSVLYARDGAPIAQIASVEEGRAIHRSLVRLEEVSPAAVAAIVFSEDRRFFQHYGVDFVRLLGALYAIARGDLQGGSTITTQVIKNTLLKELAQARSLERKFKEWALALELERRYTKEEILEMYLNIIPWGGNAVGIKGAAEAYFGKDPAALTLAEGLYLASLIPAPNARYADLPGVRQRMRFLLDQMVAEGWVSPEVAEASWREPLVPKGWQARYDGEGNLLEAKLVDPEARLVRQLDFRMAPYFVLEVRRFLEARFGREKVYGEGGLKVYTTLDPAMQRAAERAAEEARLPEGADLAIVGLDPETGEVLAMVGGIRREEDEYNRATRALRNPGSAVKPFVYATAFEEGFTQATLVPDRPLEFPDPSQPQGVWRPKNFSGTFLNREITVRYALDLSLNLPAIYTANAIGVEKVARKLSEAGFAVRYPTLAIAIGGASITPVDLAAAYAAFANGGYRVTPLYVLRVEDAKGTVLYQASPERRRLFSPEAAYQGWDLLKGYVYDLGERGLAKGARIPGRVVGGKTGTTNEARDLWFAGVTRGLSAVVWVGRDDNKPLRMGGREPSSSVVNPPIWRAFVAEALRGRPGGDIPPPSGLVQARVDLVSGKPAPEGVAMWFPEGRVPLPPVEPPTEATPPPPSEPQPQAAPEAPPTPPLEEPHGTSP
- a CDS encoding RNA methyltransferase; this translates as MEPRPDLSHIRIVLVEPQEPMNVGAVARAMRNFGLSRLYVVNPHPRVGPPWAREAYWVAVHAEGILDGAVVTGSLLQALEGTRFVVATTGRPRELYPAPVVPAWEVPRHVLSVEGEVALVFGRETFGLTNEELDLAHLIGTIPTAPEQPSLNLAQAVVVFAYELYKGALANGEGEREELASTEALEALFADLGRYILEIGFTDPHRHPYAMRRLRRILHKARLSPGEAQLLRGLLHQSRYAMGKKDG
- a CDS encoding sensor histidine kinase: MASQSLYRLVRLAQRLLPPLIALVVVAFEVALLPYRHVDALLWLRLGFYGLVGPLVTYAVLEWIAQEVLEKLRAERALEEANRRLLAAGRVFREALESENLEEAVQRVARALQETLGYPLALEVEGVRAGEECGGVRVELPGLRGYLEACPPTPERAFLEVLAHEVGGALQAVVARSRDLLTLFEVDQALKAEANLDRLLENLLERIQDWAEAEGGGVLLLDEEGFLVPRVVRNLALPSHPFLPEGAWKGALEGPVFVAPETLALPLKAREPVGVLALKGKGLSRRIPFLSFLASQVALAVRNAQAYLRAEELAINEERTRIAREIHDGLAQSLAFMALKLDLAERLLDKDREAALKALAEVKDTLRSQIREVRRSIFALRPIDLERYGFLESVRRYALAFAEQAGFRVHLSLPDGVGLSQASELVLFRVLQEALTNAAKHAKPTRVEVVLEPLGERGARLLVRDNGQGFQRPEAQGLGGFGLTQMRERVEARGGRFWVASAPGKGTEVGAEVPY